One Indicator indicator isolate 239-I01 chromosome Z, UM_Iind_1.1, whole genome shotgun sequence genomic window carries:
- the LOC128979664 gene encoding granzyme A-like, whose amino-acid sequence MGAFFTLSISAAVILSVIHGGLCVDIIGGSEVAPHSRPFMALIKGANGKSVCGGALIKEDWVLTAAHCNVAGGKVILGAHSQNGAEKERQVFKIAKHIPYPCYCSCSKENDIMLLQLQKRARLNKAVQLIPLPTSDDDPKPGTICTVAGWGKTHNNRNALSDTLREVNITVISRKICNNRSHYRNNPIITSNMICAGSKNGGKDSCYGDSGGPLRCNNVMKGITAFGKANKCGAVDSPGVYTRLTEQYLQWIRKTIGGAQ is encoded by the exons ATGGGAGCTTTCTTCACTTTGtccatctctgctgctgtcattcTCTCGGTAATTCATGGAG gttTGTGTGTGGATATCATTGGAGGAAGTGAAGTAGCACCACACTCAAGACCATTTATGGCCCTAATCAAAGGAGCAAATGGAAAATCTGTTTGTGGAGGAGCTTTGATCAAGGAAGATTGGGTGCTAACAGCTGCCCACTGTAATGT GGCAGGAGGCAAGGTTATTCTTGGAGCTCATTCACAAAAtggagcagaaaaagaaagacaggTTTTTAAGATTGCAAAACACATTCCCTACCCATGCTACTGTTCCTGTTCTAAGGAAAATGACATTATGCTGCTGCAG CTTCAGAAAAGAGCAAGACTTAATAAAGCTGTACAACTCATTCCCCTGCCTACCTCAGATGATGATCCTAAACCAGGAACAATTTGCACAGTAGCAGGATGGGGGAAAACTCACAATAATCGGAATGCGCTTTCTGATACCCTGAGGGAGGTCAATATCACTGTCATCAGTAGGAAAATCTGCAACAACAGAAGTCATTATAGAAACAACCCTATTATAACATCCAACATGATATGTGCAGGGAGTAAGAATGGAGGAAAGGATTCATGTTAT GGGGATTCTGGTGGACCTTTAAGGTGCAATAATGTCATGAAGGGAATCACTGCTTTCGGGAAGGCGAACAAATGTGGTGCTGTTGATAGCCCTGGTGTCTACACTCGACTCACAGAGCAGTAccttcagtggataaggaaaaCCATAGGCGGAGCCCAATAG